DNA sequence from the Hyalangium minutum genome:
GCCGGGCTTTCAAAACGACGAGCCCCCAGTTACCCAGGGACCGTACTCGTGGGCACGAGATTGGTCATTCTGGACACTGCACCTGCTCGTCGTCAACACGAGCCTTCGGGCTCCGTGCAGGGGGATCGTCTGCCCTGCGCAAACGCCGTGCTCTTGGTTTTAGAACCCATCGAGAGAAGCGCTGAGGAATACCTCATGACCATTCTGACCGACGTCGTCTCACTCTTTTCTGTGCTGAAGGGCAACCCCGAGGCAGTCGCTCTTCTGGGGAATCTGCTCGACCGCATCGACCCAGGATGCTTGTTCGTTCTGGCCGTCTGCTTCTGGCGCACTCGTGAGCGATCCCCCACGTGCGGAGCGTCAACGGGCGCAGGCAAGCAGACGAAGAAAAGAGCCACACGAAGCAGCTTGAAGAAGAGAAAGGGGCCCACGAAGAAATGATGGCGCCTCCTGTCCGCTGGCTGCTGCGTGAAATTTCAGGTGCGCACGGGTGCAATGCGAAGCGCCAGGCGGCGGTGAAATTTCAGGTGGTCGGGGACCAGGGAGCCGAAGGCCGCAAGGCCTTCTTCATCGAGATCGAGGCGCGACCCGGGCAGGAGGACGCGGTGGTGCAGATGCTGCGCGACATCCGTGCCTGCGTCGAAGACGAGCCCGCCACCGGCCCCTGGTTCGCGGTGCGGTTCTCGACGACGCGCTTCGGCATCTTCGAGGCCTTCCCCGATCTGGCGGGGCGCCAGGCGCATGTGGACGGCGGCGGCGGCGACATCTTCCGCGACATCGAGCGGATGAACACGATCCTCAATGTCGCAGCCCGGGTCCATCGGGTCGATGTACTGATGAGCAAGGACCGGTTCGCTCCTCTGTGAATCCTCTCGTTCCGGCCGGCTTCACACTGAGAACGCTTCCAGGAATTCCCGAATCCCTAGACCGTCGGCACCGTCCCCCCGTCGATCAAGTGCTCCGAGCCCGATATCGAACCCGCGCGCGGTGACACCAGAAAGGTGATCAGGTCGGCGACTTCCTGCGGCTTGGCCGGCCGCCCGAGCGGGATGCCGCCGAGCGATTGCATGATGATCTGCTTGCCGCCCTCGTAGTCCGTTCCGGCCTGGGTGGCCAGGCGCTCGGCCAGCGCAACGGAGGCTTCGGTCTCGACCCACCCGGGCGAGACGCGCAGCACGCGCACGCCCTTCGGTGTCACCTCCTTCGACAAGGCCTTGCTGTAGGTGGACAGGGCGGCCTTGGCCGCTGCATAGGCCGTTGTCGATTCCGGCAGCGGCAGCAGACGCTGGATCGAGCTGACGTGGACGATGACACCCGAGCCTTGCGCCAGCATGGCAGGCAGCAAGGCGCGGTCG
Encoded proteins:
- a CDS encoding SDR family oxidoreductase produces the protein MSFDLQLKGLRALVTGGTKGIGAAVVQGLHAAGVQVMTTARAVPAEPNAGVSYVAADLSTAEGVAEVARSVRERWGGVDILINVLGGSSAPGGGFAALDDAQWFDALNRNLMPAVRLDRALLPAMLAQGSGVIVHVSSIQRLLPLPESTTAYAAAKAALSTYSKALSKEVTPKGVRVLRVSPGWVETEASVALAERLATQAGTDYEGGKQIIMQSLGGIPLGRPAKPQEVADLITFLVSPRAGSISGSEHLIDGGTVPTV